A genomic stretch from Desulfohalobium retbaense DSM 5692 includes:
- a CDS encoding carbonic anhydrase: MAFCTSLHCMDGRIQAPLLQYIARCFGYAWVDSITIPGANKVLADQDPAPTITSILERIAISRSKHGSSLLFVSGHADCAANPVAKEPQLEHIKAAITFLDREVPEMTKIGLWIDDNWTVHRLSL; encoded by the coding sequence ATGGCATTTTGCACTTCGCTTCACTGCATGGACGGCCGGATCCAGGCCCCTCTTTTGCAATACATCGCCCGCTGTTTCGGCTACGCTTGGGTGGACAGCATCACCATTCCCGGAGCCAACAAAGTTTTGGCCGATCAAGACCCAGCCCCCACAATCACGTCCATACTGGAACGGATCGCCATCAGCCGGTCCAAACACGGCTCCTCCCTTCTCTTTGTCTCCGGCCACGCCGATTGCGCCGCCAATCCGGTGGCCAAAGAGCCGCAACTTGAACACATCAAAGCAGCGATCACCTTTTTGGACCGGGAAGTGCCTGAAATGACGAAAATTGGTCTTTGGATCGACGACAACTGGACAGTCCACCGCCTCTCCCTCTAA